A single Klebsiella variicola DNA region contains:
- the mntR gene encoding manganese-binding transcriptional regulator MntR: MNRRAGKPITKKVTQLVNVEEHVEGFRQVREAHRRELIDDYVELISDLINEVGEARQVDMAARLGVSQPTVAKMLKRLASVGLIEQIPWRGIFLTPEGEKLAQESRERHQIVENFLLAIGVSPEIARRDAEGMEHHVSEETLAMFLKFTQKQGSQEA, encoded by the coding sequence ATGAACCGTCGCGCAGGTAAGCCAATAACAAAAAAAGTGACGCAGTTAGTAAATGTTGAAGAGCACGTTGAGGGGTTCCGTCAGGTGCGGGAAGCGCATCGCCGCGAACTGATCGATGACTATGTGGAGCTGATCTCCGATCTGATCAACGAAGTGGGGGAGGCGCGCCAGGTGGATATGGCGGCGCGTCTTGGCGTTTCGCAGCCCACGGTCGCCAAAATGCTCAAACGCCTGGCCAGCGTGGGTCTGATCGAACAGATCCCCTGGCGCGGGATCTTCTTAACCCCGGAAGGGGAAAAGCTGGCCCAGGAAAGTCGCGAACGCCACCAGATTGTGGAAAACTTTCTGCTGGCCATTGGCGTCAGTCCGGAAATCGCCCGCCGCGATGCGGAGGGAATGGAGCATCACGTGAGTGAAGAGACGCTGGCGATGTTCCTGAAATTTACCCAGAAACAGGGATCCCAGGAAGCATGA
- a CDS encoding aldo/keto reductase → MRYQKLGNTGLFVSELCLGTMTFGGEEGMWGKIGQLRQAEAEQLVGSALDAGINFIDTANVYSEGRSEEITGQALINLKIPRENVVVATKVFGETGTAGVNSRGSSRYHIMGSVKESLRRLQLDHIDLYQLHGFDPATPIEETLSALDTLVQQGHVRYIGVSNWAAWQIAKALGIAERLGLSRFASLQAYYTIAGRDLERELVPMLQSEGLGLMVWSPLAGGLLSGKYRRDGEAEAGGRRLAFDFPPVDKARAFDCIDVMRVIAEAKGVSVAQIALAWLLHQPAVTSVIIGAKRAEQLQDNIAATAIRLSDDELRQLDAVSALPREYPGWMLERQGEYRRHQLDAQ, encoded by the coding sequence ATGCGATATCAAAAACTGGGCAATACCGGTCTGTTTGTCTCTGAGCTGTGCCTGGGCACCATGACCTTCGGCGGCGAAGAAGGGATGTGGGGCAAAATCGGCCAGCTGCGCCAGGCTGAAGCCGAACAGCTGGTCGGCAGCGCGCTGGACGCCGGGATCAACTTTATCGATACCGCCAACGTCTACTCGGAAGGGCGCTCTGAAGAGATTACCGGTCAGGCGCTGATAAATCTGAAAATCCCGCGTGAAAACGTGGTGGTGGCGACCAAAGTGTTTGGCGAAACCGGCACCGCCGGCGTGAACTCGCGCGGCAGCTCACGGTACCACATCATGGGCAGCGTGAAAGAGAGCCTGCGCCGCCTGCAGCTCGATCATATCGATCTCTATCAATTGCACGGCTTCGATCCGGCGACGCCGATCGAAGAGACATTGTCGGCCCTGGATACGCTGGTACAGCAGGGGCATGTGCGCTACATCGGTGTTTCAAACTGGGCGGCCTGGCAAATCGCCAAAGCGCTGGGCATCGCGGAACGCCTTGGACTCTCGCGCTTTGCTTCTCTGCAGGCCTACTACACGATTGCCGGGCGTGACCTGGAACGTGAGCTGGTGCCGATGCTGCAAAGCGAAGGACTCGGCCTGATGGTCTGGAGTCCGCTGGCGGGCGGCCTGCTGAGCGGGAAATACCGCCGCGACGGCGAGGCGGAAGCGGGTGGTCGTCGCCTGGCGTTCGACTTTCCGCCCGTGGATAAAGCGCGCGCATTTGATTGCATCGACGTCATGCGGGTGATAGCTGAAGCAAAAGGGGTATCGGTGGCGCAGATTGCCCTGGCGTGGCTGCTGCATCAGCCGGCGGTGACCAGCGTCATTATTGGCGCCAAACGGGCCGAGCAGTTGCAGGATAACATCGCTGCGACCGCTATCCGCCTGAGCGATGATGAGTTGCGACAGCTTGACGCGGTCAGCGCCCTGCCGCGCGAATATCCGGGCTGGATGCTGGAGCGACAGGGGGAATATCGTCGTCATCAGCTTGACGCGCAGTAA
- a CDS encoding GntR family transcriptional regulator, whose protein sequence is MTAKYLQIAREIKKRIISQQYPASAPLPDQFALAAEFNTSRMTIQQAMRQLIVEGLIYTRKGLGTFVRKNFLQLSQWELPGSDYFGATKTWEHLGEVQSEVVRFEVRFPSDKEQSSLLIDADAPVYDFVRLRLLNGEPVSLDLTVMPVGLVPGLNKSHLESSVFRYIQETLGLKLMGSYRVVRAMKPDELDKLHLHCDLTDPVLEVEQVIYLEDGTPLEYAHCHYRYDHGGIILVNNG, encoded by the coding sequence ATGACGGCGAAGTATCTGCAAATCGCGCGGGAAATAAAAAAACGCATCATCAGCCAGCAGTATCCTGCCAGCGCGCCGCTACCCGACCAGTTTGCGCTGGCGGCGGAGTTCAACACCAGCCGGATGACGATCCAGCAGGCGATGCGTCAGTTAATCGTCGAAGGGCTTATCTATACCCGCAAAGGACTGGGTACCTTTGTGCGGAAAAATTTTCTCCAGCTGTCGCAGTGGGAGTTGCCCGGCAGCGACTATTTTGGCGCCACCAAAACCTGGGAGCATCTTGGCGAGGTACAAAGCGAAGTGGTGCGCTTTGAGGTGCGTTTTCCCAGCGACAAAGAGCAGAGTTCGCTGCTGATTGACGCCGATGCGCCGGTGTATGACTTCGTTCGCCTGCGGTTGCTCAACGGGGAACCGGTGTCGCTGGATCTGACGGTCATGCCGGTGGGGCTGGTGCCGGGGCTCAATAAAAGCCATCTGGAAAGCTCGGTGTTTCGCTATATCCAGGAGACGCTGGGGCTGAAGCTGATGGGATCTTACCGCGTGGTGCGTGCGATGAAGCCGGATGAACTGGATAAATTACATCTTCACTGCGACCTCACCGACCCGGTGCTGGAGGTTGAACAGGTGATCTACCTCGAAGACGGTACGCCGCTGGAGTATGCCCACTGTCACTATCGCTACGATCACGGCGGGATTATTCTGGTGAATAACGGCTAG
- a CDS encoding anion transporter, giving the protein MTLPFIQSLLRDRFLHLLLIIACVLSAIVPFVPASWPAAIDWHTIITLSGLMLLTKGIELSGYFDVLGRKMARRFVTERQLAIFMVLAAALLSTFLTNDVALFIVVPLTLTLKKWCAIPVNRLIIFEALAVNAGSLLTPIGNPQNILLWGRSGLSFVGFIGEMLPLAAAMMLTLLVLCWFCFPANRLSYQSSDKAPSWQPKLVWSCLGLYLVFLTALEMNQALWGLALVLLGFLILARAVIVHVDWSLLLVFMVMFIDVHLLTQLPALHHVLSGVGTLSGGGLWLTAIGLSQVISNVPSTILLLNYVPPSILLAWAVNVGGFGLLPGSLANIIALRMASDRRIWWRFHLYSIPMLLWAAISGYWLFKLCA; this is encoded by the coding sequence ATGACTCTTCCCTTTATTCAGTCGCTGCTGCGCGACCGTTTTTTACACCTGCTGCTGATTATCGCCTGCGTGCTCAGCGCCATCGTGCCGTTTGTCCCGGCAAGCTGGCCGGCGGCCATTGACTGGCATACCATCATCACGCTCAGCGGCCTGATGCTGTTGACCAAGGGCATTGAACTGAGCGGCTACTTTGACGTGCTGGGGAGGAAAATGGCCCGCCGCTTCGTGACTGAGCGCCAGCTGGCCATCTTTATGGTGCTGGCGGCAGCGCTCCTGTCCACCTTCCTGACCAACGATGTGGCCCTGTTTATTGTGGTGCCGCTGACGCTGACGCTGAAAAAGTGGTGTGCGATCCCGGTTAACCGTCTGATTATCTTCGAAGCGCTGGCGGTTAACGCCGGGTCGCTGCTGACGCCGATCGGCAACCCACAGAACATTTTGCTGTGGGGACGGTCCGGCCTCTCTTTCGTCGGGTTTATCGGCGAGATGTTACCCCTGGCGGCGGCAATGATGTTGACCCTGCTGGTGCTGTGCTGGTTCTGTTTCCCGGCAAACCGGCTCAGCTACCAGAGTAGCGATAAGGCGCCATCGTGGCAGCCTAAGCTGGTCTGGAGCTGTCTGGGATTGTATCTGGTGTTCCTGACGGCGCTGGAGATGAATCAGGCGCTGTGGGGGCTGGCGCTGGTGCTGCTGGGCTTCCTGATTCTGGCCCGGGCGGTGATCGTCCATGTGGACTGGTCGCTGCTGCTGGTGTTTATGGTGATGTTTATCGACGTCCACCTGCTGACCCAGCTTCCGGCGCTGCATCATGTGCTGAGCGGCGTCGGGACGCTTTCCGGCGGCGGACTGTGGCTGACCGCCATCGGCCTGTCTCAGGTGATCAGTAATGTGCCCTCGACCATTCTGCTGCTCAACTATGTCCCGCCGTCGATACTGCTTGCCTGGGCGGTTAACGTGGGCGGCTTTGGTCTGCTGCCAGGATCGCTGGCCAATATCATCGCCCTGCGCATGGCCAGCGATCGGCGGATCTGGTGGCGCTTCCATCTTTACTCCATTCCTATGCTGCTATGGGCGGCCATCAGCGGCTATTGGCTCTTTAAACTCTGCGCCTGA
- the mntS gene encoding manganase accumulation protein MntS: protein MNEFKRCLNVFSHSPFKVRLMLIGMLCEMINGKPQQGKPHS, encoded by the coding sequence ATGAACGAATTCAAGAGGTGCTTAAACGTGTTTAGCCATTCCCCTTTTAAAGTACGATTAATGCTGATCGGTATGCTGTGCGAGATGATCAACGGTAAACCACAGCAGGGCAAACCCCATTCCTAA
- a CDS encoding glycoside hydrolase family 1 protein yields MKNTLPADFLWGNSVSSMQTEGAWNEGGKGMSVYDIRQPAEFASDWKVATDSYHRFREDFDLMQDLGMNCYRFQIAWSRVCPEGDGEFNEEGIAFYHQFIDELIARGIEPMICLYHFDMPLSLAERYNGFTDRRVMDAFIRYGQKMIDCYGDKVKYWLTFNEQNLYHSPEAFLITGYLRGDKTLRELYQIQHHVMMAHVHLTHYLHQTKPQCLMGGMLAHALVYPATCKPRDILCAQQLDEFLNQNLLRAYAGEGYSPEVMHFVARQGFDDIYRPEDIALMATVKVDYLAFSYYASRALNSDAIPPGTAVNNYMLFGNQDNPYLKATEWNWQIDPLGFRMIITRYYNDWRLPVFPIENGIGVIESWDGEHPIADDYRIAYHRDHINAMKAAIFEDGAQVIGYLGWGLIDILSSQGDMRKRYGVVYVNRENHDLKDLRRVPKKSYAWLKQVIHSNGEAM; encoded by the coding sequence ATGAAGAACACACTACCGGCAGATTTTTTATGGGGTAATTCCGTCTCCAGCATGCAGACGGAGGGGGCGTGGAACGAGGGGGGCAAGGGGATGTCGGTGTACGATATTCGTCAACCGGCGGAATTCGCCTCGGACTGGAAGGTCGCGACCGACTCCTATCATCGCTTTCGCGAAGATTTCGATCTGATGCAGGATCTGGGCATGAACTGCTACCGCTTCCAGATCGCCTGGAGCCGGGTGTGCCCGGAAGGGGACGGCGAATTCAATGAAGAGGGGATCGCGTTCTACCATCAGTTTATCGATGAACTCATTGCCCGCGGTATTGAACCGATGATCTGCCTGTATCACTTTGATATGCCGCTGTCGCTGGCGGAGCGTTACAACGGTTTTACCGACCGCCGGGTCATGGACGCCTTTATCCGCTATGGCCAGAAGATGATCGACTGTTACGGCGATAAGGTGAAGTACTGGCTGACCTTCAATGAACAGAACCTCTACCATTCGCCGGAAGCCTTCCTGATCACCGGCTATTTGCGTGGCGATAAAACGCTGCGCGAACTCTACCAGATCCAGCACCACGTGATGATGGCGCATGTCCATCTGACCCACTATCTGCATCAGACGAAGCCGCAGTGCCTGATGGGCGGAATGCTGGCCCATGCGCTGGTCTATCCGGCTACCTGCAAACCACGCGATATTCTCTGCGCCCAGCAACTGGACGAGTTTTTAAACCAGAACCTGCTGCGCGCCTACGCCGGCGAGGGTTATAGCCCGGAGGTGATGCATTTTGTCGCTCGCCAAGGCTTTGACGATATTTATCGCCCTGAAGATATCGCGCTGATGGCGACGGTGAAGGTCGATTATCTGGCGTTCAGCTATTACGCCAGCCGTGCGCTCAATAGCGACGCGATCCCGCCGGGAACGGCGGTCAACAATTACATGCTATTCGGTAATCAGGATAACCCGTACCTGAAAGCGACGGAATGGAACTGGCAGATCGATCCGCTGGGATTTCGCATGATCATCACCCGCTATTACAATGACTGGCGGCTACCGGTGTTCCCGATTGAAAATGGCATCGGGGTGATCGAATCCTGGGATGGCGAACATCCCATTGCCGATGATTACCGCATCGCCTACCATCGCGACCATATTAACGCCATGAAAGCGGCGATATTTGAGGACGGCGCGCAGGTGATTGGCTATCTCGGCTGGGGATTAATCGATATCCTCAGCTCTCAGGGCGATATGCGTAAGCGCTACGGCGTGGTGTACGTCAATCGTGAGAACCATGACCTCAAGGATCTGCGGCGGGTGCCGAAGAAGAGCTATGCGTGGCTAAAGCAGGTGATCCACAGCAACGGCGAAGCGATGTAA